One part of the Anaerolineales bacterium genome encodes these proteins:
- the fabD gene encoding ACP S-malonyltransferase, whose amino-acid sequence MAVDLRTSALLFPGQGSQYVGMGQALAKENPLAAQAFARADSILGFALSRLCWEGPADDLNDTAFTQPAIFTHSIAILQVLQARFPGFRAAAAAGHSMGEISALVAGGALSFEDGLALVRERGLAMKQAGELLPGGMAAVIGLDLEQAEAACAQAAERTRAVIGVANDNCPGQVVISGDEAGLLAAMELLKQSGARKVMRLAVSIAAHSPLMIPAQERFSRAVRQTQLHQADLPVYGNVEAAPLQSAASIEQDLRNQLTMRVRWTETIHNLAAAGVTAFLEIGPGTVLTGLAKRIEPGLQALALDGTDPGAALG is encoded by the coding sequence ATGGCCGTAGATCTCAGGACCTCGGCGCTTCTCTTCCCCGGTCAAGGCTCCCAATACGTCGGCATGGGCCAGGCGCTGGCCAAAGAGAACCCGCTGGCGGCTCAGGCGTTCGCCCGGGCCGATTCGATTCTGGGGTTCGCCTTGAGCAGGCTGTGCTGGGAGGGTCCTGCCGACGACCTCAACGACACGGCTTTCACCCAGCCGGCGATCTTCACGCATTCGATCGCCATCCTGCAGGTGCTGCAAGCCCGGTTCCCCGGTTTTCGAGCGGCGGCCGCAGCCGGACACTCCATGGGGGAGATCAGTGCCCTGGTGGCGGGCGGAGCCCTGTCGTTCGAAGACGGGCTGGCGCTGGTGCGGGAGCGCGGCCTGGCGATGAAGCAGGCCGGCGAGCTGCTTCCGGGCGGTATGGCGGCAGTCATCGGGCTGGACCTCGAACAAGCGGAGGCAGCTTGCGCGCAGGCTGCCGAACGCACCCGGGCCGTGATCGGCGTGGCCAACGACAACTGCCCGGGGCAGGTAGTAATCTCGGGCGATGAGGCTGGGTTGCTGGCGGCGATGGAGCTGCTCAAGCAGTCTGGAGCCCGCAAAGTGATGCGGCTGGCGGTCAGCATCGCCGCCCATTCACCCTTGATGATTCCGGCCCAGGAGCGCTTCAGCCGAGCCGTCCGGCAAACGCAGCTCCACCAGGCAGACCTGCCTGTCTACGGCAATGTCGAAGCTGCGCCTCTTCAGAGTGCGGCTTCAATCGAGCAGGATCTCCGCAATCAACTCACCATGCGGGTGCGCTGGACCGAGACGATCCACAACCTGGCGGCTGCGGGAGTGACAGCCTTTCTGGAAATCGGCCCGGGCACGGTGCTGACCGGGCTGGCGAAACGCATCGAACCCGGCCTGCAGGCGCTGGCCTTGGATGGAACGGACCCTGGGGCCGCGCTTGGCTGA
- the rpmF gene encoding 50S ribosomal protein L32 — protein sequence MAPLPKRKHSKGRRDRRRAHDAISPPALVTCTNCGEKRQPHHMCPNCGHYAGKEVIEIKRD from the coding sequence ATGGCGCCTCTGCCCAAGCGAAAGCACTCCAAAGGACGCCGGGATCGCCGCCGGGCTCATGACGCCATCAGCCCTCCGGCCCTGGTGACCTGCACCAACTGCGGTGAGAAGCGTCAGCCGCATCACATGTGCCCGAACTGCGGGCACTACGCGGGCAAGGAAGTTATCGAGATCAAGCGCGACTAG
- the moaC gene encoding cyclic pyranopterin monophosphate synthase MoaC has product MPEQPLSHLDQHGQARMVDVSDKPESEREAVARGMVVFSAETLAAVAAGDLRKGDVRAVARLAGIQAAKRTSELIPLCHPVPLTHVEVQVEASETPPGMQVEATVRCVGRTGVEMEALTAVAVACLAVYDMVKGIDRAARIADIRLIAKRGGRSGEIRLE; this is encoded by the coding sequence ATGCCTGAGCAGCCCCTCTCCCACCTTGATCAGCACGGCCAGGCCCGCATGGTGGACGTCAGCGACAAGCCTGAAAGTGAGCGCGAGGCCGTCGCCCGCGGCATGGTTGTATTCTCCGCCGAGACCCTGGCGGCTGTGGCGGCCGGCGATTTGAGGAAGGGTGATGTGCGGGCGGTGGCCCGTCTGGCCGGGATCCAGGCGGCCAAGCGGACCTCGGAGCTGATCCCTTTGTGCCATCCTGTCCCGCTGACGCATGTCGAGGTCCAGGTCGAGGCCTCGGAAACGCCCCCGGGAATGCAGGTCGAGGCGACCGTCCGGTGCGTCGGGCGGACGGGGGTCGAGATGGAAGCCCTAACGGCGGTGGCCGTCGCCTGCCTGGCGGTCTATGATATGGTCAAAGGTATCGATCGTGCGGCTCGGATTGCGGACATCCGCCTGATTGCCAAGCGCGGCGGGCGGAGCGGCGAGATCAGGCTGGAGTAG